In Nomascus leucogenys isolate Asia chromosome 6, Asia_NLE_v1, whole genome shotgun sequence, one DNA window encodes the following:
- the BNC1 gene encoding zinc finger protein basonuclin-1 isoform X1: protein MRRRPPSRGGRGAARAGETRRQPRHRSGRRMAEAISCTLNCTCQSFKPGKINHRQCDQCKHGWVAHALSKLRIPPMYPTSQVEIVQSNVVFDISSLMLYGTQAIPVRLKILLDRLFSVLKQDEVLQILHALDWTLQDYIRGYVLQDASGKVLDHWSIMTSEEEMATLQQFLRFGETKSIVELMAIQEKEEQSIIIPPSTANVDIRAFIESCSHRSSSLPTPVDKGNPSSIHPFENLISNMTFMLPFQFFNPLPPALIGSLPEQYMLEQGHDQSQDPKQEVHGPFPDSSFLTSSSTPFQVEKDQCLNCPDAITKKEDSTHLSDSSSYNIVTKFERTQLSPEAKVKPERNSLGTKKGRVFCTACEKTFYDKGTLKIHYNAVHLKIKHKCTIEGCNMVFSSLRSRNRHSANPNPRLHMPMNRNNRDKDLRNSLNLASSENYKCPGFTVTSPDCRPPPSYPGSGEDSKGQPSFPNIGQNGVLFPNLKTVQPVLPFYRSPATPAEVANTPGILPSLPLLSSSIPEQLISNEMPFDALPKKKSRKSSMPIKIEKEAVEIANEKRHSLSSDEDMPLQVVSEDEQEACSPRSHRVSEEQHVQSGGLGKPFPEGERPCHRESIIESSGAISRTPEQATHNSERETEQTPALILVPREVEDGGHEHYFTPGMEPQVPFSDYMELQQRLLAGGLFSALSNRGMAFPCLEDSKELEHMGQHALARQIEENRFHCDICKKTFKNACSVKMHHKNMHVKEMHTCTVEGCNATFPSRRSRDRHSSNLNLHQKALSQEALESSEDHFRAAYLLKDVAKEAYQDVAFTQQASQTSVIFKGTSRMGSLVYPITQVHSASLESYNSGPLSEGTILDLSTTSSMKSESSSHSSWDSDGVSEEGTVLMEDSDGNCEGSSLVPGEDEYPICVLMEKADQSLASLPSGLPITCHLCQKTYSNKGTFRAHYKTVHLRQLHKCKVPGCNTMFSSVRSRNRHSQNPNLHKSLASSPSHLQ, encoded by the exons ATGCGGCGGCGCCCGCCGAGCCGGGGCGGACGCGGGGCGGCCCGGGCCGGGGAGACGCGCCGGCAGCCCCGGCACCGCAGCGGTCGCAGGATGGCTGAG GCTATCAGCTGTACTCTGAACTGTACTTGCCAAAGTTTCAAACCCGGGAAAATAAACCACCGTCAGTGTGACCAATGCAAGCATGGATGGGTGGCCCATG CTCTAAGTAAGCTAAGGATCCCCCCGATGTATCCAACAAGCCAGGTGGAGATTGTCCAGTCCAATGTAGTGTTTGATATTAGCAGCCTCATGCTCTATGGGACCCAGGCCATCCCCGTTCGCCTAAAAATCCTACTGGACCGGCTCTTCAGTGTGTTGAAGCAAGATGAGGTTCTCCAGATCCTCCATGCCTTGGACTGGACACTTCAGGATTATATCCGTGGATACGTACTGCAG GATGCATCAGGAAAGGTGTTGGATCACTGGAGCATCATGACCAGTGAGGAAGAAATGGCCACCTTGCAGCAGTTCCTTCGTTTTGGAGAGACCAAATCTATAGTTGAACTCATGGCAATtcaagagaaagaagagcaatCCATCATCATACCACCTTCCACAGCAAATGTAGATATCAGGGCTTTCATCGAGAGCTGCAGCCACAGGAGTTCTAGCCTCCCCACTCCTGTGGACAAAGGAAACCCCAGCAGTATACACCCCTTTGAGAACCTCATAAGCAACATGACTTTCATGCTGCCTTTCCAGTTCTtcaaccctctgcctcctgcactGATAGGGTCATTGCCCGAACAATACATGTTGGAGCAGGGTCATGACCAAAGTCAGGACCCCAAACAGGAAGTCCATGGGCCCTTCCCTGACAGCAGCTTCTTAACTTCCAGTTCCACACCATTTCAGGTTGAAAAAGATCAATGTTTAAACTGTCCAGATGCTATTACTAAAAAAGAAGACAGCACCCATTTAAGTGACTCCAGCTCATACAACATTGTCACTAAGTTTGAAAGGACACAGTTATCCCCTGAGGCCAAAGTGAAGCCTGAGAGGAATAGCCTTGGTACAAAGAAGGGCCGGGTGTTCTGCACTGCATGTGAGAAGACCTTCTATGACAAAGGTACCCTCAAAATCCACTACAATGCCGTCCACTTGAAGATCAAGCATAAGTGCACCATCGAAGGGTGTAACATGGTGTTCAGCTCCCTAAGGAGCCGGAATCGCCATAGTGCCAACCCCAACCCTCGGCTGCACATGCCAATGAACAGAAATAACCGGGACAAAGACCTCAGGAACAGCCTGAACCTGGCCAGCTCTGAGAACTACAAGTGCCCAGGTTTCACAGTGACGTCCCCAGACTGTAGGCCTCCTCCCAGCTACCCTGGTTCAGGAGAGGATTCCAAAGGCCAACCATCCTTCCCAAACATTGGGCAAAATGGTGTGCTTTTTCCCAACCTAAAGACAGTCCAGCCGGTCCTTCCTTTCTACCGCAGTCCAGCCACACCTGCCGAGGTAGCAAACACGCCTGGGATACTGCCTTCCCTCCCACTGTTGTCCTCTTCAATCCCAGAACAGCTCATTTCAAACGAAATGCCATTTGATGCCCTTCCCAAGAAGAAATCCAGGAAGTCCAGTATGCCTATCAAAATAGAGAAAGAAGCTGTGGAAATAGCTAATGAGAAAAGACACAGCCTCAGCTCAGATGAAGACATGCCCCTACAGGTGGTCAGTGAAGATGAGCAGGAGGCCTGCAGTCCTCGGTCACACAGAGTATCTGAGGAGCAGCATGTACAGTCAGGAGGCTTAGGGAAGCCTTTTCCTGAAGGGGAGAGGCCCTGCCATCGTGAATCAATAATTGAGTCCAGTGGAGCCATCAGCCGAACCCCTGAGCAGGCCACACACAATTCAGAGAGGGAGACTGAGCAGACACCAGCGTTGATCCTGGTGCCAAGGGAGGTCGAGGATGGTGGCCATGAACACTACTTCACACCTGGGATGGAACCCCAAGTTCCTTTTTCTGACTACATGGAACTGCAGCAGCGCCTGCTGGCTGGGGGACTCTTCAGTGCTTTATCCAACAGGGGAATGGCTTTTCCTTGTCTTGAAGATTCTAAAGAACTGGAGCACATGGGTCAGCATGCATTAGCAAGGCAGATAGAAGAAAATCGCTTCCACTGTGACATCTGCAAGAAGACCTTTAAAAATGCTTGCAGTGTGAAAATGCATCACAAGAATATGCATGTCAAagaaatgcacacatgcacagtgGAGGGCTGTAATGCTACCTTTCCCTCCCGCAGGAGCAGAGACAG ACACAGCTCAAACCTAAACCTCCACCAAAAAGCATTGAGCCAAGAAGCATTGGAGAGCAGTGAAGATCATTTCCGTGCAGCTTACCTTCTGAAAGATGTGGCTAAGGAAGCCTATCAGGATGTGGCTTTTACACAGCAAGCCTCCCAGACATCTGTCATCTTCAAAGGAACAAGTCGAATGGGCAGTCTGGTTTACCCAATAACCCAAGTCCATAGTGCCAGCCTGGAGAGCTACAACTCTGGCCCCTTGAGCGAGGGCACCATCCTGGATTTGAGCACTACCTCGAGCATGAAGTCAGAGAGTAGCAGCCATTCTTCCTGGGACTCTGACGGGGTGAGTGAGGAAGGCACTGTGCTTATGGAGGACAGTGATGGGAACTGTGAAGGGTCGAGCCTTGTCCCTGGGGAAGATGAGTACCCCATCTGTGTCCTGATGGAGAAGGCTGACCAGAGCCTTGCTAGCCTGCCTTCTGGGTTGCCCATAACCTGTCATCTCTGCCAAAAGACATACAGTAACAAGGGGACCTTTAGGGCCCACTACAAAACTGTGCACCTCCGGCAGCTCCACAAATGCAAAGTACCAGGCTGCAACACCATGTTTTCGTCTGTTCGCAGTCGAAACAGACACAGCCAGAATCCCAACCTGCACAAAAGCCTGGCCTCATCTCCAAGTCACCTCCAGTAA
- the BNC1 gene encoding zinc finger protein basonuclin-1 isoform X2, with protein sequence MRCRNMFFSFKASLCGCGAATAASLTAISCTLNCTCQSFKPGKINHRQCDQCKHGWVAHALSKLRIPPMYPTSQVEIVQSNVVFDISSLMLYGTQAIPVRLKILLDRLFSVLKQDEVLQILHALDWTLQDYIRGYVLQDASGKVLDHWSIMTSEEEMATLQQFLRFGETKSIVELMAIQEKEEQSIIIPPSTANVDIRAFIESCSHRSSSLPTPVDKGNPSSIHPFENLISNMTFMLPFQFFNPLPPALIGSLPEQYMLEQGHDQSQDPKQEVHGPFPDSSFLTSSSTPFQVEKDQCLNCPDAITKKEDSTHLSDSSSYNIVTKFERTQLSPEAKVKPERNSLGTKKGRVFCTACEKTFYDKGTLKIHYNAVHLKIKHKCTIEGCNMVFSSLRSRNRHSANPNPRLHMPMNRNNRDKDLRNSLNLASSENYKCPGFTVTSPDCRPPPSYPGSGEDSKGQPSFPNIGQNGVLFPNLKTVQPVLPFYRSPATPAEVANTPGILPSLPLLSSSIPEQLISNEMPFDALPKKKSRKSSMPIKIEKEAVEIANEKRHSLSSDEDMPLQVVSEDEQEACSPRSHRVSEEQHVQSGGLGKPFPEGERPCHRESIIESSGAISRTPEQATHNSERETEQTPALILVPREVEDGGHEHYFTPGMEPQVPFSDYMELQQRLLAGGLFSALSNRGMAFPCLEDSKELEHMGQHALARQIEENRFHCDICKKTFKNACSVKMHHKNMHVKEMHTCTVEGCNATFPSRRSRDRHSSNLNLHQKALSQEALESSEDHFRAAYLLKDVAKEAYQDVAFTQQASQTSVIFKGTSRMGSLVYPITQVHSASLESYNSGPLSEGTILDLSTTSSMKSESSSHSSWDSDGVSEEGTVLMEDSDGNCEGSSLVPGEDEYPICVLMEKADQSLASLPSGLPITCHLCQKTYSNKGTFRAHYKTVHLRQLHKCKVPGCNTMFSSVRSRNRHSQNPNLHKSLASSPSHLQ encoded by the exons ATGCGGTGTAGAAACATGTTCTTCTCATTTAAGGCATCTCTTTGTGGCTGCGGGGCTGCCACTGCTGCGAGTCTGACA GCTATCAGCTGTACTCTGAACTGTACTTGCCAAAGTTTCAAACCCGGGAAAATAAACCACCGTCAGTGTGACCAATGCAAGCATGGATGGGTGGCCCATG CTCTAAGTAAGCTAAGGATCCCCCCGATGTATCCAACAAGCCAGGTGGAGATTGTCCAGTCCAATGTAGTGTTTGATATTAGCAGCCTCATGCTCTATGGGACCCAGGCCATCCCCGTTCGCCTAAAAATCCTACTGGACCGGCTCTTCAGTGTGTTGAAGCAAGATGAGGTTCTCCAGATCCTCCATGCCTTGGACTGGACACTTCAGGATTATATCCGTGGATACGTACTGCAG GATGCATCAGGAAAGGTGTTGGATCACTGGAGCATCATGACCAGTGAGGAAGAAATGGCCACCTTGCAGCAGTTCCTTCGTTTTGGAGAGACCAAATCTATAGTTGAACTCATGGCAATtcaagagaaagaagagcaatCCATCATCATACCACCTTCCACAGCAAATGTAGATATCAGGGCTTTCATCGAGAGCTGCAGCCACAGGAGTTCTAGCCTCCCCACTCCTGTGGACAAAGGAAACCCCAGCAGTATACACCCCTTTGAGAACCTCATAAGCAACATGACTTTCATGCTGCCTTTCCAGTTCTtcaaccctctgcctcctgcactGATAGGGTCATTGCCCGAACAATACATGTTGGAGCAGGGTCATGACCAAAGTCAGGACCCCAAACAGGAAGTCCATGGGCCCTTCCCTGACAGCAGCTTCTTAACTTCCAGTTCCACACCATTTCAGGTTGAAAAAGATCAATGTTTAAACTGTCCAGATGCTATTACTAAAAAAGAAGACAGCACCCATTTAAGTGACTCCAGCTCATACAACATTGTCACTAAGTTTGAAAGGACACAGTTATCCCCTGAGGCCAAAGTGAAGCCTGAGAGGAATAGCCTTGGTACAAAGAAGGGCCGGGTGTTCTGCACTGCATGTGAGAAGACCTTCTATGACAAAGGTACCCTCAAAATCCACTACAATGCCGTCCACTTGAAGATCAAGCATAAGTGCACCATCGAAGGGTGTAACATGGTGTTCAGCTCCCTAAGGAGCCGGAATCGCCATAGTGCCAACCCCAACCCTCGGCTGCACATGCCAATGAACAGAAATAACCGGGACAAAGACCTCAGGAACAGCCTGAACCTGGCCAGCTCTGAGAACTACAAGTGCCCAGGTTTCACAGTGACGTCCCCAGACTGTAGGCCTCCTCCCAGCTACCCTGGTTCAGGAGAGGATTCCAAAGGCCAACCATCCTTCCCAAACATTGGGCAAAATGGTGTGCTTTTTCCCAACCTAAAGACAGTCCAGCCGGTCCTTCCTTTCTACCGCAGTCCAGCCACACCTGCCGAGGTAGCAAACACGCCTGGGATACTGCCTTCCCTCCCACTGTTGTCCTCTTCAATCCCAGAACAGCTCATTTCAAACGAAATGCCATTTGATGCCCTTCCCAAGAAGAAATCCAGGAAGTCCAGTATGCCTATCAAAATAGAGAAAGAAGCTGTGGAAATAGCTAATGAGAAAAGACACAGCCTCAGCTCAGATGAAGACATGCCCCTACAGGTGGTCAGTGAAGATGAGCAGGAGGCCTGCAGTCCTCGGTCACACAGAGTATCTGAGGAGCAGCATGTACAGTCAGGAGGCTTAGGGAAGCCTTTTCCTGAAGGGGAGAGGCCCTGCCATCGTGAATCAATAATTGAGTCCAGTGGAGCCATCAGCCGAACCCCTGAGCAGGCCACACACAATTCAGAGAGGGAGACTGAGCAGACACCAGCGTTGATCCTGGTGCCAAGGGAGGTCGAGGATGGTGGCCATGAACACTACTTCACACCTGGGATGGAACCCCAAGTTCCTTTTTCTGACTACATGGAACTGCAGCAGCGCCTGCTGGCTGGGGGACTCTTCAGTGCTTTATCCAACAGGGGAATGGCTTTTCCTTGTCTTGAAGATTCTAAAGAACTGGAGCACATGGGTCAGCATGCATTAGCAAGGCAGATAGAAGAAAATCGCTTCCACTGTGACATCTGCAAGAAGACCTTTAAAAATGCTTGCAGTGTGAAAATGCATCACAAGAATATGCATGTCAAagaaatgcacacatgcacagtgGAGGGCTGTAATGCTACCTTTCCCTCCCGCAGGAGCAGAGACAG ACACAGCTCAAACCTAAACCTCCACCAAAAAGCATTGAGCCAAGAAGCATTGGAGAGCAGTGAAGATCATTTCCGTGCAGCTTACCTTCTGAAAGATGTGGCTAAGGAAGCCTATCAGGATGTGGCTTTTACACAGCAAGCCTCCCAGACATCTGTCATCTTCAAAGGAACAAGTCGAATGGGCAGTCTGGTTTACCCAATAACCCAAGTCCATAGTGCCAGCCTGGAGAGCTACAACTCTGGCCCCTTGAGCGAGGGCACCATCCTGGATTTGAGCACTACCTCGAGCATGAAGTCAGAGAGTAGCAGCCATTCTTCCTGGGACTCTGACGGGGTGAGTGAGGAAGGCACTGTGCTTATGGAGGACAGTGATGGGAACTGTGAAGGGTCGAGCCTTGTCCCTGGGGAAGATGAGTACCCCATCTGTGTCCTGATGGAGAAGGCTGACCAGAGCCTTGCTAGCCTGCCTTCTGGGTTGCCCATAACCTGTCATCTCTGCCAAAAGACATACAGTAACAAGGGGACCTTTAGGGCCCACTACAAAACTGTGCACCTCCGGCAGCTCCACAAATGCAAAGTACCAGGCTGCAACACCATGTTTTCGTCTGTTCGCAGTCGAAACAGACACAGCCAGAATCCCAACCTGCACAAAAGCCTGGCCTCATCTCCAAGTCACCTCCAGTAA